The Hymenobacter sp. GOD-10R genome includes a window with the following:
- a CDS encoding FG-GAP-like repeat-containing protein encodes MIRTPTFTLHRGSIIQKSWLGLSAALLLTANSVYAQAPTVTNLTPARNARSAPRTTDVVVGFSQTLSNTAATQGALKVFSAQAGGKKAGIATVSGNTLTFNPSADFKAGETVFATVTAGAQSTSGTAITPHVFEFTTATSPSTGILAGGLELGLQFDNRDVALGDLDGDGDLDIVSCYGTSDPIPGVVVVRLNAGNGYFTDAQDVRVGTNPFANILADVDGDGDLDLLTGNSRNNITASTVSIRKNDGNGNFSGTQDVVVGPFPNSLAVGDLDGDGDLDFVIASNRLSVRLNDGNGTFDGTTEITTGVNSPQFVAARDLDGDGDLDLISANGDNTVSVLLNDGKANFSKGSELAMSSYSKLAFGDVDADGDLDFVATGSGTRANTLNIHRNDGTGTFSSAQQLAANRVMALSLNDMDGDGDLDLVTAEGLNIMAIRLNDGTGIFGNSRNASIPDGPISLAVGDMNGDGSLDAVATCSSSFYRAISIRLNQDLAVSTILPVRNARSAPRSTDVAATFNQPLANNAVTLGSLKVFSHQSGGKKAGTAAVNGNTLAFNPSTDFKAGETVLATLTAGAQSSNGAALATPQVFQFTTATSPSTGRFNQGPDFPVDPNSNPYNLATGDVDGDGDLDILTANFGGSVSVLLNNGSGSYASNQSVPVASATLAIVLANLDGDGDLDFATANGLGSTGTVSIRLNNGSGTFSGTTTITTGYRSNGAGNGLVAGDVDGDGDLDLLTSYLPNSTNTNNGLVGVLLNNGSASFTVTQQVTTPPLPYEIALGDIDNDGDLDLLAASSSTVSVRLNNGKGTFATSGEQVSGGGTVLPGDLNADGYLDFVTFENGNNLGVRLGNGTGAFNVVQSITQLGGITDPALGDVDGDGDLDVVDVSRNANGADVYFNNGTAIFSPSQFLPVGQSPYSVALGDVDNDGTLDLLAANYTSQTVSVRLNKTVLATAPAQLAEQVSVYPNPAHSMVHLRLPTELAQQRLQVRVLNALSQVVLTQTLATQATPELALPHLAAGLYTLQLQTNKGIIVKRLAVE; translated from the coding sequence ATGATCCGAACACCTACTTTCACACTTCATCGTGGTTCTATCATTCAAAAATCTTGGTTAGGACTGAGCGCAGCACTGCTCCTCACGGCGAATAGTGTTTATGCTCAAGCTCCTACCGTTACCAACCTCACGCCAGCCCGCAACGCCCGCTCAGCGCCACGCACGACCGATGTGGTGGTGGGCTTTAGCCAGACGCTAAGCAACACGGCCGCCACGCAAGGCGCCCTCAAAGTGTTCAGTGCGCAGGCTGGAGGTAAAAAAGCGGGTATAGCTACCGTGAGCGGTAATACGCTCACCTTCAACCCTAGCGCCGACTTTAAAGCAGGGGAAACGGTTTTCGCCACCGTCACCGCAGGTGCACAAAGCACCAGCGGCACGGCAATTACCCCGCACGTCTTTGAATTCACTACCGCTACTTCACCCAGCACGGGCATACTGGCGGGCGGTTTGGAGCTAGGGCTACAATTTGACAACCGCGACGTGGCACTAGGCGACCTAGATGGAGACGGCGACCTGGATATTGTATCGTGCTACGGCACCAGCGACCCAATTCCGGGGGTCGTGGTGGTGCGTTTGAACGCCGGCAACGGCTACTTCACGGATGCGCAGGACGTACGCGTGGGCACCAATCCTTTTGCCAACATCCTAGCCGACGTGGATGGCGACGGCGACCTGGATTTACTCACCGGCAACTCGCGCAACAACATCACGGCCAGCACCGTGAGCATCCGAAAGAATGACGGCAATGGCAACTTCAGCGGCACCCAAGATGTCGTGGTGGGTCCCTTTCCTAATAGTCTAGCCGTTGGCGACCTAGATGGCGACGGCGACCTAGATTTTGTCATTGCCAGCAACCGATTGAGTGTACGCCTGAACGATGGCAACGGCACCTTTGACGGTACCACGGAAATAACAACAGGCGTTAACAGCCCTCAATTTGTTGCGGCACGTGACCTCGACGGCGACGGCGATTTAGACCTCATCAGCGCTAACGGCGACAACACGGTGAGTGTACTCTTAAACGACGGCAAGGCCAATTTTAGCAAGGGCTCGGAACTGGCGATGAGCAGCTACTCCAAGCTAGCTTTTGGCGACGTGGATGCCGATGGTGACCTAGATTTTGTCGCTACCGGTAGCGGAACTCGCGCTAATACGCTGAACATCCACCGCAACGACGGGACAGGCACTTTCTCAAGCGCGCAGCAACTTGCTGCCAACAGGGTTATGGCCTTGTCTCTCAATGACATGGACGGCGACGGCGACCTAGATTTGGTTACGGCCGAAGGCTTAAACATCATGGCCATCCGCTTGAATGATGGTACCGGCATTTTTGGCAACAGTCGCAACGCCAGCATCCCCGATGGCCCTATCAGCCTAGCGGTAGGTGATATGAATGGCGATGGAAGCCTAGATGCCGTTGCCACTTGCAGCTCCTCTTTTTATCGAGCTATTAGCATCCGCCTGAACCAAGACTTAGCGGTCAGCACCATCTTGCCAGTGCGCAATGCCCGCTCGGCCCCGCGCAGCACCGATGTGGCCGCGACCTTCAATCAGCCTTTGGCTAATAATGCCGTCACCCTAGGTTCGCTGAAAGTATTCAGCCATCAGAGCGGCGGCAAGAAAGCGGGCACGGCTGCGGTAAATGGTAACACCTTAGCCTTCAACCCTAGCACCGACTTCAAAGCGGGCGAAACAGTACTAGCCACGCTGACCGCGGGCGCCCAGAGTAGCAACGGGGCAGCGTTGGCGACCCCACAGGTTTTTCAATTTACTACCGCTACCAGCCCGAGCACGGGGCGCTTCAACCAGGGTCCTGACTTTCCGGTAGACCCGAACAGCAACCCCTATAACCTAGCTACCGGCGATGTAGACGGGGACGGCGACCTGGATATTCTCACCGCTAACTTCGGCGGCAGCGTGAGTGTGCTGCTAAACAACGGCAGTGGCTCCTACGCCAGTAACCAAAGCGTGCCGGTGGCCAGCGCGACTCTAGCCATCGTGTTGGCCAACCTCGACGGGGACGGCGACCTAGATTTTGCCACGGCCAATGGTCTAGGTAGCACCGGCACGGTGAGCATTCGCCTGAACAACGGCAGCGGCACCTTCAGCGGCACGACTACCATCACGACGGGTTACCGCTCCAACGGCGCGGGCAATGGCCTGGTCGCCGGCGACGTGGACGGCGACGGCGACCTAGATCTGCTCACAAGTTATTTGCCGAACAGCACGAACACCAACAACGGTTTGGTAGGAGTACTCCTTAATAATGGTAGCGCCAGCTTCACGGTAACGCAGCAGGTGACCACGCCACCGTTGCCCTACGAAATAGCACTGGGCGACATCGACAATGACGGTGACCTCGATCTGCTGGCAGCTAGTTCGAGCACCGTGAGTGTACGGCTCAACAATGGCAAGGGCACCTTTGCGACCTCCGGTGAACAAGTTTCTGGTGGCGGAACTGTCCTGCCCGGTGACCTAAACGCGGATGGTTATCTCGACTTTGTCACTTTTGAAAATGGTAACAACCTTGGGGTGCGGCTAGGAAATGGCACTGGCGCTTTTAACGTGGTTCAATCCATTACGCAGCTGGGCGGAATCACTGACCCTGCCCTAGGCGACGTGGATGGTGACGGCGACCTCGACGTGGTGGATGTGAGCCGTAATGCTAACGGTGCGGATGTATACTTCAATAATGGTACTGCCATCTTCTCGCCTAGTCAGTTTCTGCCAGTGGGCCAGTCGCCTTACAGTGTAGCCCTCGGCGATGTGGATAACGATGGTACCCTAGACCTGCTAGCCGCCAACTACACCAGCCAGACGGTGAGCGTGCGCTTGAACAAGACCGTGCTGGCTACTGCGCCCGCGCAGCTTGCCGAGCAAGTGAGCGTGTACCCCAATCCGGCCCACAGCATGGTGCATCTGCGCCTGCCCACCGAGCTAGCCCAGCAGCGCTTGCAAGTGCGTGTGCTCAACGCCCTCAGCCAAGTCGTACTGACCCAAACCTTAGCAACTCAAGCTACGCCCGAGCTAGCCCTACCGCACCTAGCTGCTGGCCTCTATACCCTTCAGCTTCAAACCAACAAAGGCATAATAGTTAAACGTCTGGCAGTAGAGTAG
- a CDS encoding FG-GAP-like repeat-containing protein produces the protein MNQSSTPTYPPILGWAGVRLTPIWCTGVLLLLAGAAHAQSPVVTSLTPVRNARAASPSTRVAVNFSQALNNAAGQQAFTVFSQQTGKKAGAVSVRGNTLNFDPNTDFKPGETVYATATAATRGNNGVAVTPHVFQFTTAVTPSAATFSGGAEISVGRGPRRAKLGDVDGDGDLDLLTATSLGSTGAVSIRLNDGKASFSSGADVALSEGPQDLALGDLDGDGDLDFVTIGGTTARVSLNNGTGRFTTGPATALGSGLALSVALGDVDADGDLDLVTVRSLNGVSVRLNDGNGTFSSAQNLQTGFNPQEVVLGDIDSDGDLDLLTANNLYGSASTVGVRVNDGDGNFSGTWEYPVGMGAMSLTLGDVNGDGDLDLLTANGSSNTVSVRLNDSKGVFKNAPDIAVGIRPTNVTVGDLDGDGDLDLLTTNNNFTNGATQAGTVSVRLNNGSGTFSGNQEVDTKVVGPSYAALGDLDGDGDLDFATANADFEDGKVTVRLNQPTTTPLAVTSVSPTRNARAASKATEISVSFNQDLSDTPNTQQALKVFGQQAGGKKNGNVKVNGNTLSFKSNADFRAGETISATLIATARGNSGAALAKPQVFQFTTATSPSAGTFGAGSEVSIVGVPYAVSSGLTTGDVDGDGNPDLLTSNPLNDQVSVRLNDGKGGFGGTQEVSVGNRPENIVLGDVDGDGDLDLVVVNQGSTANNFAGTVSVRLNDGKGGFTGTQDVSVGRAPYDVTLGDVDADGDLDFISSNGGNMTASVRLNDGTGTFTAGQEITIGVSPFAAVLGDIDGDGDLDLLAGNYYASTVATRLNNGDGTFSVGKTIIAGGRPAGLAVGDIDGDGDLDLLATALLGGVDVRVNDSDGNFSGTQVISGISNFSIGDIDGDGDLDVVGLGGGLNTASVRLNNGTGTFSIGQLVAVGAEPSALALSDVDGDGDLDVLTRSRNNSNNSVSVRLNQAASLQVVSTWPVRNINTAARSTDVAASFNQTLDNTPATRRAISVFSQQAGGKKEGTLTVTGNTLSFNPSEDLKAGETVFATVAATVQGKAAASLTTPQVFQFTTTTRIAPAVFRSGTESAVGTNPQGVTLGDVDGDGDLDILTANNLANSVATGTVSIRLNNGDGTYTDGQEVSVGRGPYSVKLADIDGDGDLDLLTPNSNVNSVSVRFNNGNGRFVGNQEVAVGNLPHDVALGDIDGDGDLDLLAANYTVANSVISSTVSVRLNNGNGIFSSYQEVSVGARPLTVTLGDVDNDGDLDFVTASSNGTTASVRLNNGTGTFSGTQEVLVGFTPAAATLADVDNDGDLDLLTTNYFNYANTSRYTSSTVSVRLNDGDGTFSGTQQISVGDGANSIALGDANGDKFLDLFVTNSLGKTVSLRLNDTKGTFLGMQQIAVGDEPTSLALGDLDDNGTLDLVVANYSSDDVSVRLNTLASVAERVLATAPAELIEQINVYPNPAHSAVRLLLPQAIAKQALQVSLLNALGQTVLERQFTTAQAVDGPELDLSTLTTGLYTVQMRTSAGLVTKRLMVE, from the coding sequence ACCTTCAGCGGCGGCGCGGAAATTTCGGTTGGTCGGGGCCCACGCCGCGCCAAGCTTGGCGACGTCGATGGCGACGGTGACCTAGACCTACTCACCGCTACTTCGCTGGGCAGCACCGGCGCCGTGAGCATCCGCCTGAACGATGGCAAGGCTAGCTTCAGCAGCGGCGCCGATGTTGCCCTCAGCGAAGGCCCGCAGGACTTAGCACTCGGCGACCTAGATGGCGATGGTGATCTGGATTTTGTTACAATAGGCGGCACTACAGCTCGGGTGAGCTTAAACAACGGAACCGGGCGCTTCACCACCGGTCCGGCAACAGCCCTCGGTAGTGGCCTCGCGCTGAGCGTGGCCCTCGGCGACGTGGATGCCGACGGCGACCTAGATTTAGTAACTGTTCGGTCATTGAACGGAGTAAGCGTGCGTCTTAATGACGGCAACGGTACCTTCAGCAGTGCGCAAAACCTCCAGACCGGCTTCAACCCCCAGGAAGTGGTGCTCGGCGACATCGACAGCGATGGTGACCTTGACCTGCTCACCGCCAACAACCTGTATGGTAGCGCAAGCACCGTTGGGGTGCGGGTAAACGACGGCGACGGCAACTTCTCGGGCACCTGGGAATACCCCGTTGGGATGGGCGCGATGAGCCTGACGCTAGGCGATGTAAACGGCGACGGCGACCTCGACCTGCTCACTGCCAATGGTTCCAGCAACACCGTGAGTGTGCGCCTAAACGACAGCAAAGGTGTTTTCAAGAACGCCCCAGACATTGCCGTTGGCATTCGCCCCACCAACGTTACCGTGGGTGACCTAGACGGCGACGGCGACCTCGACCTACTGACGACCAACAACAACTTCACCAACGGTGCGACGCAAGCCGGCACCGTGAGCGTGCGCCTAAACAACGGCAGCGGCACTTTCTCAGGCAATCAGGAAGTCGATACGAAGGTAGTAGGTCCTTCTTACGCCGCGCTTGGCGACCTCGACGGCGACGGTGACCTAGACTTTGCCACGGCCAACGCCGACTTTGAAGATGGGAAAGTGACGGTGCGCCTGAATCAGCCCACCACTACACCGCTGGCTGTCACGAGTGTTTCGCCCACGCGCAACGCCCGGGCGGCGTCCAAAGCGACCGAAATTTCGGTGAGCTTCAACCAAGACCTCAGCGATACTCCCAACACGCAGCAAGCCCTGAAAGTATTTGGGCAACAGGCAGGCGGCAAAAAGAACGGCAACGTGAAGGTGAACGGTAACACGCTCAGCTTTAAATCGAATGCTGACTTCCGAGCCGGCGAAACGATATCGGCAACCTTGATCGCCACCGCCCGCGGCAACAGCGGAGCGGCGTTAGCAAAGCCTCAGGTTTTTCAATTTACCACGGCAACCAGCCCTAGCGCGGGTACCTTTGGTGCTGGCTCCGAAGTATCAATAGTTGGCGTGCCCTACGCGGTGAGCAGCGGCCTGACTACGGGCGACGTCGACGGCGATGGCAACCCTGATCTACTAACTTCCAACCCCCTGAATGACCAAGTAAGCGTGCGCCTGAACGATGGCAAAGGTGGCTTTGGTGGCACGCAAGAAGTGTCGGTGGGCAACCGGCCAGAGAACATCGTGCTCGGCGACGTCGATGGTGACGGCGACCTAGACTTAGTGGTGGTTAACCAAGGATCCACGGCCAATAACTTCGCCGGCACCGTGAGCGTGCGGCTGAATGATGGCAAAGGCGGCTTCACCGGTACGCAAGATGTAAGCGTCGGACGGGCACCGTACGACGTGACGCTCGGCGACGTAGATGCCGACGGTGACCTCGACTTTATCTCCTCCAATGGCGGCAACATGACGGCTAGCGTACGTCTCAACGACGGCACCGGCACCTTCACGGCGGGCCAGGAAATCACCATCGGCGTCTCGCCCTTCGCGGCGGTGCTCGGTGACATTGATGGCGATGGCGACCTCGACCTGTTGGCGGGCAACTACTACGCTAGCACGGTGGCGACCCGCCTCAACAACGGCGACGGCACCTTCTCGGTTGGAAAGACGATCATCGCCGGTGGCCGGCCAGCTGGCTTGGCGGTAGGCGACATTGATGGCGACGGCGACCTCGACCTGTTGGCAACGGCGCTGCTAGGTGGCGTTGATGTGCGGGTGAACGACAGCGACGGCAATTTCAGCGGCACTCAGGTCATTAGCGGCATCAGCAACTTCAGCATCGGCGACATCGATGGTGATGGTGACCTCGACGTAGTGGGCCTTGGTGGCGGCCTGAACACGGCCAGCGTGCGCCTGAACAACGGCACGGGCACTTTCAGCATCGGTCAGCTGGTGGCAGTAGGTGCCGAGCCCAGTGCTCTAGCCCTGAGCGACGTAGATGGCGACGGCGACCTAGATGTGCTAACCCGCAGCAGAAACAACAGCAACAACTCGGTGAGTGTACGCCTGAACCAAGCAGCCTCGCTGCAAGTGGTATCAACTTGGCCCGTGCGTAACATCAACACGGCCGCGCGCAGCACTGACGTAGCCGCAAGCTTCAACCAGACCTTGGACAACACGCCCGCTACCCGCCGAGCCATTAGCGTATTCAGCCAACAAGCGGGTGGTAAAAAAGAAGGTACACTCACGGTAACTGGCAACACGTTGAGCTTCAACCCTAGCGAGGACTTGAAGGCTGGGGAAACGGTATTTGCTACCGTGGCCGCAACGGTACAAGGCAAAGCAGCTGCTAGCTTAACCACGCCGCAAGTCTTCCAATTCACGACGACCACCAGGATAGCGCCTGCGGTCTTCCGCAGCGGCACCGAATCAGCGGTAGGCACCAACCCACAGGGTGTAACCCTTGGCGACGTCGACGGCGATGGTGACCTCGATATTCTTACCGCCAACAACCTAGCTAACTCGGTTGCGACGGGTACCGTGAGCATCCGCCTGAACAATGGTGATGGCACGTACACCGACGGCCAAGAAGTATCGGTGGGCCGTGGCCCTTACAGCGTGAAGCTAGCTGACATTGATGGCGACGGTGACCTCGACCTGCTCACGCCTAACTCCAACGTGAACTCGGTAAGCGTCCGGTTCAACAACGGAAATGGGCGCTTCGTTGGCAACCAGGAAGTAGCCGTTGGCAACCTGCCCCACGACGTGGCCCTCGGCGACATTGATGGCGACGGTGACCTCGACCTACTGGCCGCCAACTATACCGTAGCCAACAGCGTGATCAGCAGCACCGTGAGTGTGCGCCTGAACAATGGCAACGGTATCTTCAGCAGCTACCAGGAAGTATCGGTTGGCGCTCGGCCCCTTACCGTAACGCTCGGCGACGTCGACAATGACGGCGACCTCGACTTCGTGACGGCTAGCTCGAATGGCACAACTGCCAGCGTGCGCCTGAACAACGGCACGGGTACTTTCTCGGGCACCCAAGAAGTGTTGGTAGGCTTCACTCCTGCAGCAGCTACCCTAGCCGACGTGGATAATGACGGTGACCTCGACCTGCTCACCACCAACTACTTCAACTACGCCAACACCAGCCGCTATACCAGCAGCACCGTGAGCGTGCGCCTGAATGATGGTGATGGTACGTTCTCGGGTACCCAGCAAATAAGTGTGGGAGATGGCGCCAACAGCATCGCTCTAGGAGATGCAAACGGCGACAAATTCTTGGACCTGTTTGTCACGAACAGCCTCGGTAAAACGGTAAGCCTACGCCTGAATGACACAAAGGGCACCTTCCTAGGTATGCAGCAGATAGCCGTAGGTGATGAGCCCACGAGCCTAGCTTTAGGCGACCTAGATGACAACGGCACCCTCGACTTGGTGGTAGCGAACTACAGCTCCGACGACGTGAGCGTGCGCCTGAATACGCTAGCGTCGGTGGCAGAACGAGTGTTGGCAACAGCTCCCGCCGAGTTAATCGAGCAGATCAACGTGTACCCAAACCCCGCGCATTCGGCCGTGCGCTTGTTGTTGCCTCAGGCAATTGCCAAGCAGGCGCTGCAAGTGAGTTTGCTCAACGCCCTAGGTCAGACGGTGCTTGAGCGGCAGTTTACCACGGCGCAAGCGGTTGACGGTCCGGAACTTGACTTGAGCACCCTCACGACTGGCTTGTACACCGTGCAGATGCGCACCAGCGCCGGCCTAGTCACCAAACGCTTGATGGTAGAATAA
- a CDS encoding FG-GAP-like repeat-containing protein produces MATFLTLFPRSTSLIAGVTLLLAVGTETANAQAPIITSLVPARNARSAPRATNVTVGFSQALNNTTSTQQALKVFSQRAGGKKAGLSTVSGSTLSFNPTTDFKAGETVFATVTTGVQSNNQNLAQPQVFQFTTAVVPSPGKFGGGSEVVVGSTPLEVILADIDGDSDLDVLTTISESSTLSISLNNGSGVFAVSQQIPNTTNPTMADVDSDGDLDLVTPSSYNNPNPGVTIRLNNGNGVFSVSQELGGLFNTVYKTAAGDMDGDGDLDLVTSGNGGLVFILTNNGTGTFSSTSQPIGSSPSNNTRILLGDVDNDGDLDVVVANYLLNNTTYTSSAVYVYLNNGPNSFSLGQQLPITVYIADIAMGDVDGDTDLDLVVSRGGANSVSVLLNNSRGLFSEGQAVPVPRAQTLALGDVDGDGDFDLLTGNYDAKAVDVRLNNGNGTFASSQQTVSVGSNGTLGGITLGDVDNDGDLDFVTANSFTGSTLSVRLNQVTLANAPAKLAQKVSVYPNPTHAAVHVLLPAELATQRVQMDVVNALGQVVLSQTLATQAVSEVALPQLTAGVYSVQLRTAKGLVSKLLVIE; encoded by the coding sequence ATGGCAACATTCCTTACGCTTTTCCCTAGGTCAACTTCTTTGATAGCGGGAGTAACTCTGCTGCTAGCAGTAGGCACCGAAACAGCCAACGCGCAGGCCCCGATTATCACTAGTCTGGTGCCGGCCCGCAATGCTCGGTCGGCGCCACGCGCTACCAACGTCACAGTCGGCTTCAGCCAAGCCTTGAACAACACCACAAGCACGCAACAAGCGCTAAAAGTATTCAGCCAAAGAGCTGGCGGGAAAAAGGCGGGGCTAAGTACTGTGAGCGGCAGCACGCTCAGCTTCAACCCAACCACGGATTTTAAAGCGGGCGAAACCGTATTTGCCACCGTGACAACGGGCGTGCAGAGCAACAACCAGAACCTAGCTCAACCGCAGGTTTTCCAGTTCACAACAGCCGTAGTGCCCAGTCCCGGCAAGTTTGGCGGCGGTTCCGAAGTAGTAGTCGGCTCCACGCCCTTAGAAGTCATCTTGGCAGATATTGATGGCGACAGCGACCTAGACGTGCTAACGACCATCAGCGAATCGTCGACGCTGAGCATCAGCCTCAACAACGGCAGCGGCGTGTTTGCGGTCAGCCAGCAGATTCCGAATACCACCAACCCAACCATGGCGGATGTGGACAGCGACGGCGACCTAGACCTCGTAACGCCATCGAGCTATAACAACCCTAACCCAGGAGTGACCATCCGCTTGAACAACGGCAACGGTGTGTTCAGCGTTAGTCAGGAGCTAGGTGGCTTGTTTAACACGGTTTATAAAACGGCCGCGGGCGATATGGACGGCGACGGCGACCTTGACCTCGTAACTTCGGGGAACGGGGGACTGGTGTTCATCTTAACCAACAATGGCACCGGCACATTCAGCAGCACTTCGCAGCCAATCGGCTCTTCCCCCTCGAACAACACCAGAATCCTGCTAGGTGATGTCGACAACGATGGGGACCTCGATGTTGTGGTCGCCAACTACCTCCTCAACAATACTACCTACACGAGCAGCGCCGTGTACGTGTATTTGAACAACGGACCGAACTCCTTCAGCCTCGGCCAGCAACTACCTATTACGGTATATATTGCGGATATCGCCATGGGTGATGTTGATGGTGATACCGACCTCGACTTGGTGGTTTCCCGCGGTGGCGCCAACTCCGTGAGCGTACTGCTAAACAACAGCCGGGGCCTTTTCAGCGAAGGGCAGGCTGTACCGGTTCCGCGGGCGCAGACGCTCGCCCTAGGTGACGTGGATGGCGACGGCGACTTCGACCTGCTCACCGGCAACTACGACGCAAAGGCCGTTGACGTGCGCCTCAACAACGGCAACGGCACCTTCGCCAGTAGCCAGCAAACCGTTAGCGTCGGTAGCAATGGCACCTTGGGCGGTATCACCCTGGGTGATGTAGATAACGACGGCGACCTGGATTTCGTCACGGCCAACAGCTTCACTGGCTCCACCTTGAGCGTGCGCCTAAACCAAGTGACGCTAGCCAATGCACCGGCTAAATTGGCGCAAAAAGTCAGCGTGTATCCCAACCCGACGCATGCCGCCGTGCACGTGCTCTTGCCCGCTGAGCTAGCCACCCAGCGCGTGCAAATGGACGTGGTGAACGCCCTAGGCCAGGTGGTGCTCTCGCAAACGCTAGCGACTCAAGCCGTTTCAGAAGTGGCGTTGCCACAACTCACGGCCGGCGTGTACAGCGTGCAGTTGCGCACAGCAAAGGGCTTGGTATCAAAGCTTCTCGTCATTGAGTAA